The proteins below come from a single Tachypleus tridentatus isolate NWPU-2018 chromosome 13, ASM421037v1, whole genome shotgun sequence genomic window:
- the LOC143237541 gene encoding uncharacterized protein LOC143237541 produces the protein MCFRSLTIILTLLFVTHAYSSRYKRQSTLSAQPDNFEVNVKPFRDDISNQHKSQQLSISQYSPPLSPKIKPEQLLPPGVQYSVETNIQTNLQSTQNQKYRLSYQPLDQYNNPSPYQPPILHQQFDIETQPTLANQHQYLLSTLKQSNYFKSFRPQQGENSQVVYITGQPIVFNAPEQKLSTSQHQSGSQGISFSTTHSSEIIRQEKIGSVQPPVQSVIQKSSASEITFDKGSTAKDKDSNQDQYVIYYYYYYGDDKANNTNPTLNFDDIPNLEAYDQTEKTKQPEKSVKRVNIPQNVIKNDLKVTNSFTTLQPVTTSLEEALVTTLAVVSKKNKTTDFEGTPISNIYRYGNNVPKFPITPNLIDRSSVNQTEKTSKKILDEPKPLSNVNSLTVSHDVGLKGPVSTLLPTSTLSTTVLITESNFEDSNEIIETETEPETTETPTTTTIKATTTTEEPTTTTEKVRRQTLVPRPGFGARKRPLRYGRQPRLSSTAGTATETTTSKETSTKRSRSRFNGRSFPTEKNDEPPTTSSSRARPTSLSRRKSPSSRRLPFLRSRSNRFGHRDEEEQTTSHSSINTNAPETIIATPFPNENPEEKDGDETVDEKQVTTTKESRFSGLFRRRKRPTLFGKRPNFRNR, from the coding sequence GTCTTTAACGATCATCTTGACACTCCTTTTTGTGACGCATGCGTACAGCTCCCGATATAAACGCCAGTCTACTCTAAGTGCACAGCCagataattttgaagtgaatGTCAAACCATTTCGAGACGATATTTCAAATCAACATAAGTCTCAGCAACTATCAATATCTCAGTATAGTCCTCCTTTATCACCTAAGATTAAACCTGAGCAGCTCTTGCCACCTGGTGTCCAGTACAGCGTAGAAACTAACatacaaacaaatcttcagtcaACTCAGAACCAGAAGTACCGCCTGTCGTATCAACCTCTTGACCAATACAATAATCCATCACCATACCAACCTCCAATTTTACACCAACAGTTCGATATCGAGACTCAACCCACCCTTGCAAACCAGCATCAATATCTACTATCAACCCTAAAACAAAGTAACTATTTCAAGTCTTTTCGTCCTCAACAGGGAGAAAATTCACAAGTGGTCTACATTACTGGCCAACCTATAGTCTTTAATGCTCCTGAACAGAAACTTTCCACAAGTCAGCACCAATCTGGATCACAAGGCATTTCTTTTTCAACGACTCATTCATCTGAAATAATTCGTCAGGAGAAGATTGGATCTGTGCAACCACCTGTCCAGTCTGTGATCCAGAAATCCTCGGCTTCGGAGATCACATTTGACAAGGGCTCAACTGCTAAAGATAAAGATAGTAACCAGGACCagtatgtaatttattattattactattacggTGATGATAAAGCCAACAATACCAATCCAACTCTCAACTTTGACGATATTCCTAACCTTGAAGCGTACGATCAAACAGAGAAAACCAAGCAACCAGAAAAAAGTGTCAAAAGAGTTAATATTCCGCAGAACGTCATCAAAAACGACTTGAAAGTCACTAACAGTTTCACAACTCTTCAACCAGTGACCACTAGTCTTGAAGAAGCACTTGTCACAACACTAGCTGTGGtttccaagaaaaataaaactactgatTTTGAAGGCACTCCCATTTCCAATATTTACCGTTATGGCAACAATGTCCCTAAGTTTCCCATAACACCTAACTTGATAGATCGTTCAAGTGTCaatcaaacagaaaaaacaagcaaaaaaattcTAGATGAACCCAAACCCCTTAGTAACGTCAACTCTTTAACAGTTAGTCATGACGTTGGTTTAAAAGGACCAGTAAGTACTCTTTTGCCCACGTCGACCCTCTCGACTACAGTGCTAATCACTGAGAGCAACTTTGAAGATAGTAATGAGATAATTGAAACTGAAACTGAACCAGAAACTACGGAAACACCAACAACCACGACCATTAAAGCTACAACTACAACCGAAGAACCGACCACTACCACAGAGAAAGTCAGACGTCAGACACTCGTTCCTCGACCTGGTTTCGGTGCTAGAAAACGACCACTGAGATATGGAAGACAACCAAGGCTTTCGTCTACCGCAGGTACAGCTACTGAGACGACAACAAGTAAAGAAACTTCAACTAAAAGGTCCAGATCACGATTTAATGGCAGATCTTTCCCCACTGAGAAGAATGATGAACCGCCAACAACGTCGTCTTCTCGTGCTCGACCGACTTCCTTGAGTCGCAGAAAAAGTCCATCGAGCCGTCGTTTGCCATTCCTACGCAGTAGAAGTAATAGGTTTGGACATCGTGACGAGGAAGAACAGACCACTAGCCACTCATCCATTAATACAAACGCTCCCGAAACTATCATCGCTACTCCATTTCCAAATGAAAATCCAGAAGAGAAAGACGGCGATGAAACGGTTGATGAAAAACAAGTGACCACCACCAAAGAGAGTCGTTTTTCAGGACTTTTTAGGCGAAGAAAAAGACCCACTTTATTTGGAAAACGTCCAAATTTCCGGAACAGATAA